Proteins encoded together in one Methanobacterium sp. Maddingley MBC34 window:
- a CDS encoding formylmethanofuran dehydrogenase, subunit B yields the protein MELVKNVVCPFCGTLCDDIVCKVEDNEIVGTMNACIIGHSKFVHTEGAERYTKPLVRKNGEFVEVTMDEAIDKAAHILADSKRPLMYGWSCTDCDAQAVGIKLAEEA from the coding sequence TTGGAACTTGTAAAAAATGTTGTGTGCCCATTTTGCGGAACTCTATGTGATGACATAGTCTGCAAAGTTGAGGATAATGAAATTGTAGGCACAATGAACGCATGTATAATAGGACACAGTAAATTTGTTCACACTGAAGGTGCTGAAAGATACACCAAACCACTGGTGAGAAAGAATGGTGAATTCGTGGAAGTCACCATGGACGAAGCCATAGACAAAGCAGCACATATACTAGCAGATTCAAAGAGACCATTGATGTATGGATGGAGCTGTACTGACTGTGATGCACAGGCAGTTGGAATTAAACTCGCTGAAGAAGC